Proteins from one Telopea speciosissima isolate NSW1024214 ecotype Mountain lineage chromosome 1, Tspe_v1, whole genome shotgun sequence genomic window:
- the LOC122640657 gene encoding uncharacterized protein LOC122640657: MGEKEKEKKKQKHQKESKSSSDPTFKPSSDVKGLRFGAQFIVKSFTVRRAAPLELLRLLALPPTFSNNQHNHHHHQHSHHNNRNNKQRDQNQALSLPFPSTTAYLPTNFTILAHHAWHTLTLGLGTKKSKVLVFVFESQSMKSGVDRIWPPEIPLGEVNRKLIRGLTGCEMARFKFRKGCITFYVYAVRPVGSSGFLFADDLTTILQSVIALKDFLDHTAMLALPSQRSISYSPPVAMAH; encoded by the exons atgggagagaaggagaaagagaagaagaaacagaagcaTCAAAAGGAGAGCAAATCCTCATCGGATCCGACTTTCAAGCCCAGTTCCGACGTGAAGGGCCTCCGTTTCGGTGCCCAATTTATTGTAAAATCCTTCACGGTCCGACGCGCCGCCCCTCTGGAGTTACTACGCCTCCTTGCTCTGCCTCCCACCtt cagcaacaatcagcacaaccaccaccaccaccagcatagCCATCATAATAATCGAAACAATAAGCAGCGAGATCAGAATCAAGCCCTCTCCTTGCCCTTCCCATCGACCACAGCCTACCTACCGACCAACTTCACCATATTAGCTCACCACGCATGGCACACTCTCACATTGGGGCTGGGCACCAAGAAATCTAAAGTGCTTGTGTTCGTCTTCGAATCCCAGAGCATGAAATCCGGTGTCGATCGGATTTGGCCACCGGAAATTCCCCTAGGAGAAGTCAACCGTAAGCTAATTAGGGGGCTCACCGGATGCGAGATGGCCCGTTTCAAGTTCCGGAAAGGTTGCATCACCTTCTATGTCTATGCGGTCCGTCCCGTGGGTAGCTCTGGCTTCTTATTTGCAGATGATCTCACTACCATTCTTCAGTCTGTCATTGCTCTTAAAGATTTCTTGGATCACACCGCCATGCTCGCATTGCCCAGCCAGAGGAGCATCAGTTACTCCCCTCCGGTCGCCATGGCTCATTAG
- the LOC122669453 gene encoding pentatricopeptide repeat-containing protein At4g11690: MSQSPQALKLVLRMVKSPPLKAFSLFNASIRQGFEHTYETTSVVLHLLLSSDMLPQAQSLLLQLLSGNLPLFPPSSLPSLLHHYLTQANSNSNPNSAHLLLLLYEALITALVQSRMPEEALYHFDQMIKHGLVPRPTTFNNLITHLLKLNYFERAWRIFNELKGRISLDVYSFGIMIKGCSEVGDLAKGFELLSRLEEMGWSPNVVIYTTLIDGCCKKGDVEEAKKLFIKMEKMGLVANEFTYTAMINGYFKKGLKKEGFELYEEMKLKGAFPTLYTYNSLINEYGKDGNLTRAFEMFGEMRERGVAYNVVTYNTLISGLCQEKKPLEAEKLLHRMKAAKLNPNSITYNTLIDGFCKAGKLDKALSLVDRMKSSGQSPSLVTYNVLIAGFCRSGNLEGVARLVREMEERGISPSRVTYTILIDAFVKWDNVGKAFEMYSSMEKAGLVPDVYTYGVLIHGFCSIGNMKDASKLFKSMSELQLKPNDVIYNMMIYGYCKQASAYRALILLKEMLEVGIIPNMASYKLTIDVLCRDGKWQDAEFLLDKMVKSGLHPCDSIYSSISKAKLNDA; the protein is encoded by the coding sequence ATGTCTCAGTCGCCGCAGGCTCTCAAACTCGTACTAAGAATGGTGAAAAGCCCACCACTGAAAGCCTTCTCACTCTTCAACGCCTCAATCCGTCAAGGCTTTGAACACACTTACGAGACCACATCCGTCGTCTTGCACCTCCTCCTTTCCTCTGATATGCTTCCCCAAGCCCAATCCCTCCTCCTACAGTTACTCTCTGGTAATCTCCCCCTCTTCCCTCCCTCGTCTCTGCCATCTCTTCTCCACCATTATTTAACACAagccaattccaattccaatccgAATTCagctcatcttcttcttctcctgtaTGAAGCACTCATCACTGCCCTCGTGCAATCTAGAATGCCCGAAGAAGCCCTCTATCATTTTGATCAAATGATCAAGCATGGCCTTGTGCCCAGGCCAACTACTTTCAATAACCTTATCACCCATCTCCTAAAACTTAATTACTTCGAAAGAGCCTGGCGCATCTTTAACGAATTGAAGGGTAGGATCTCTTTAGACGTTTATAGTTTTGGAATAATGATTAAAGGTTGCAGTGAGGTTGGCGATTTGGCCAAGGGGTTCGAGCTTCTATCTCGATTGGAAGAGATGGGTTGGTCCCCGAATGTTGTTATATACACTACTTTAATCGATGGGTGTTGCAAGAAGGGGGATGTCGAAGAGGCGAAGAAGTTGTTCATTAAGATGGAGAAGATGGGTTTGGTTGCTAATGAGTTCACTTACACGGCCATGATTAACGGTTACTTCAAGAAAGGCCTTAAGAAAGAGGGCTTCGAGCTCTACGAGGAGATGAAGCTTAAGGGCGCTTTCCCTACTCTTTATACGTACAATTCGTTGATCAATGAGTACGGCAAAGATGGTAATTTGACCAGAGCTTTCGAGATGTTTGGTGAAATGCGTGAGAGAGGTGTTGCTTACAATGTTGTGACTTATAACACGCTAATTAGCGGGTTGTGTCAAGAGAAGAAGCCGTTGGAGGCTGAGAAATTGCTCCACCGAATGAAGGCTGCAAAATTGAATCCCAATTCCATCACATATAACACACTGATTGATGGGTTCTGTAAAGCAGGGAAATTGGACAAGGCCTTGAGTCTAGTTGATCGAATGAAATCAAGTGGTCAATCTCCATCGTTGGTTACTTATAATGTTCTAATTGCAGGTTTCTGTAGATCTGGTAATTTAGAAGGGGTTGCTCGTCTTGTTAGggaaatggaggagaggggCATATCTCCATCTAGAGTAACATATACAATCCTCATCGATGCTTTTGTTAAATGGGACAATGTGGGGAAAGCTTTTGAAATGTACTCCTCCATGGAAAAGGCTGGTCTGGTGCCGGATGTTTATACTTATGGTGTCTTGATTCATGGATTCTGCTCTATAGGAAATATGAAAGATGCATCAAAGCTGTTCAAATCAATGAGTGAGTTGCAGTTGAAGCCTAATGATGTGATTTACAATATGATGATTTATGGGTACTGCAAACAAGCCAGTGCTTATAGGGCCCTGATATTACTCAAGGAGATGCTTGAGGTAGGAATTATTCCAAACATGGCTAGCTACAAATTGACCATAGATGTTCTTTGCAGAGATGGGAAGTGGCAAGACGCTGAGTTTCTACTTGATAAGATGGTGAAGTCAGGATTGCACCCATGTGATTCAATTTATAGTTCTATATCTAAAGCCAAACTCAATGATGCATAG
- the LOC122640339 gene encoding glucan endo-1,3-beta-glucosidase-like, with the protein MARTGGPLPLIFLFVSALLVHDSAAGIGVNYGTLGNNLPPPAQVAAFLKQRTIIDRVKLFDANPDYLRAFANTGIAVTVTIPNGDIPSLTDLPTARAWVTNHISPFHPQTLINRIAVGNEILHSLDNNLISKLVPALKTLHSALTLAGINNIQVSTPHSLGILNPFDAPSTGSFRTGWDRGVLAPMLQFLRETKSPFMVNPYPYFGYNAQNLNFALFKRNNGLYDKFTRITYRNMFDAQLDAVFSAMKKLGYGDVNIVAAETGWPSAAEPGQLGVSVQSAMSYNGGVVRHVTSGRGTPLMPGRKIEAYIFALFNENLKPGPIAERNFGLFQPDFTPVYDAGVMIGSQQKRRGGHHLPRVGTGPIPLPRGRGRGRGRGRGARNPRVPVAPVGGKKWCVPKADASDAALQANLNWVCSLGLDCKPIQSGGSCFNPNTVRAHAAYAMNAYYQANGRHDFNCDFSHSAVISTSDPSFGSCRYVA; encoded by the exons ATGGCAAGGACCGGTGGGCCTCTCcccctcatcttcctcttcgTCTCAGCCCTTCTCGTCCATGACTCTGCCGCCGGAATCGGTGTAAACTACGGTACCCTGGGAAACAACCTTCCACCTCCCGCCCAAGTCGCCGCTTTCCTCAAACAACGCACCATTATCGACAGGGTCAAGCTCTTTGACGCTAATCCCGATTACCTCAGAGCCTTCGCTAACACTGGCATTGCCGTCACCGTCACCATCCCCAATGGCGATATCCCTTCCCTCACTGACCTCCCCACAGCTCGCGCCTGGGTCACTAACCACATTTCCCCTTTCCACCCCCAAACCCTCATCAATCGTATCGCCGTTGGCAACGAGATCTTGCATTCCCTCGATAATAACCTCATTAGCAAGCTCGTGCCGGCCCTGAAAACCCTCCATTCAGCCCTTACACTCGCGGGGATCAACAACATTCAGGTCTCCACGCCTCATTCTCTAGGTATCCTTAACCCCTTCGACGCACCGAGCACCGGCAGCTTCCGAACTGGGTGGGACAGGGGCGTCTTGGCTCCGATGCTTCAATTCCTTAGAGAGACCAAATCTCCCTTTATGGTCAACCCATACCCATATTTTGGCTACAACGCACAGAACTTAAACTTCGCGCTCTTCAAGCGGAACAATGGGCTCTACGACAAGTTCACACGGATCACCTACAGAAACATGTTCGATGCGCAGCTCGACGCCGTCTTCTCGGCGATGAAGAAGTTGGGTTACGGTGATGTCAACATTGTTGCGGCGGAGACTGGGTGGCCATCAGCGGCAGAACCCGGCCAGTTGGGCGTCAGCGTTCAAAGCGCCATGTCTTACAATGGCGGTGTCGTTAGACACGTCACTTCCGGTCGAGGCACCCCATTGATGCCTGGAAGGAAGATCGAGGCTTACATCTTCGCGTTGTTCAATGAGAATCTCAAACCGGGTCCAATCGCCGAGCGAAACTTCGGTCTCTTCCAACCGGATTTCACTCCAGTTTACGACGCAGGGGTTATGATTGGTTCGCAG CAGAAACGTCGAGGTGGTCATCACCTTCCTCGCGTTGGTACTGGTCCCATTCCTCTTCCGCGTGGCCGTGGACGTGGACGTGGACGTGGACGTGGAGCTAGGAACCCAAGAGTACCAGTGGCGCCAgtgggaggaaagaaatggtGCGTGCCGAAGGCTGACGCAAGCGATGCAGCGCTGCAGGCGAACTTAAACTGGGTGTGCAGCTTGGGATTGGATTGCAAGCCCATCCAAAGTGGAGGGAGCTGTTTCAATCCCAACACAGTTAGGGCCCATGCTGCTTATGCCATGAACGCTTACTACCAGGCCAACGGTCGTCACGACTTCAACTGCGACTTCTCCCACAGCGCTGTCATCTCTACCTCCGATCCCA GTTTTGGTAGTTGTCGATATGTCGCTTGA